One window from the genome of Rariglobus hedericola encodes:
- a CDS encoding abortive infection system antitoxin AbiGi family protein, whose translation MSTAKTSSLFHFTKNVGTIQSILKNGFWPTLSLEDQTWLNQSHWAFPVVCFCDIPISRLTSHLNYYGNYGIGMSQEWAIEQGLSPVVYINSNSPFAGALHALANQKKKKSRNDFAAMAFTLGHTKPLKGKDKRNGRNHVHRNFYEECEWRYVPPIDIRSGSAPIDEKTYRNKKIRGQINESLKANYALEVKPEDIRYILLSKESEIPEMCDYFTRWLGHHSADSLKVLMTKIISVERILSDV comes from the coding sequence ATGAGCACCGCGAAAACGTCTTCCCTCTTTCACTTCACAAAAAACGTAGGGACGATTCAGAGTATTCTGAAAAATGGATTCTGGCCGACGTTATCACTCGAAGATCAAACATGGTTAAACCAAAGCCATTGGGCGTTCCCCGTTGTTTGCTTCTGCGACATTCCCATTAGCAGACTGACAAGCCATTTAAACTATTACGGAAACTATGGAATTGGGATGTCTCAGGAATGGGCAATTGAACAAGGCCTAAGCCCCGTAGTTTACATCAATTCGAACTCGCCATTCGCAGGAGCCCTTCACGCACTCGCAAATCAGAAAAAAAAGAAAAGCCGAAATGACTTTGCAGCCATGGCCTTCACTCTGGGCCACACAAAGCCACTTAAGGGCAAAGATAAAAGAAACGGAAGAAACCACGTTCATCGCAATTTTTACGAGGAATGTGAATGGCGCTATGTGCCACCGATCGACATCCGATCAGGGTCCGCTCCGATAGATGAAAAAACTTACCGGAACAAAAAAATACGCGGCCAGATCAACGAATCACTGAAGGCCAACTACGCATTAGAGGTTAAACCGGAAGATATCCGATACATCCTGCTTTCGAAGGAATCCGAGATTCCAGAAATGTGCGACTACTTCACTCGATGGCTAGGGCACCACTCAGCAGATTCACTAAAGGTCTTAATGACCAAAATAATATCCGTTGAGCGCATCTTGAGTGACGTTTAA
- a CDS encoding PLD nuclease N-terminal domain-containing protein, translating to MDPSQQFTKQLDAITQSMQREMEQAEQFMIAYAIAVIVYFIFATATGVHCASKGPTKNNASWMMLVILIPVLGPLAYWIFKPSEDDLFPTAPQSGVFPPAPPPRTSRSIADEITADLAKRKRP from the coding sequence ATGGACCCGTCCCAGCAATTCACGAAGCAGCTAGACGCGATCACGCAATCGATGCAGCGGGAGATGGAGCAGGCAGAGCAGTTCATGATAGCCTACGCTATCGCCGTCATTGTGTATTTCATCTTCGCAACGGCCACCGGCGTTCACTGCGCATCGAAAGGACCGACCAAGAACAATGCATCATGGATGATGCTCGTTATTTTAATCCCCGTCCTTGGCCCCCTCGCCTATTGGATTTTCAAGCCCAGCGAAGACGACCTGTTTCCGACCGCACCCCAATCCGGAGTCTTTCCCCCGGCTCCACCACCCCGCACGTCACGCAGCATCGCCGACGAAATCACCGCCGACCTGGCGAAACGAAAACGCCCGTAA
- a CDS encoding lysophospholipid acyltransferase family protein, translating into MQRRHNHGEMDFLYGICHYIITFVYDAFFRGEVAGVENLPKTGAFIVASNHASHLDPPAVGCHIPRQLAFFARKTLWKGGFATWWLNGVGAIPVDRDGTSDVSAMKNVLRALQAGKVITLFPEGTRSPDGTLQAPKTGVGMIACRSRVPVIPARIFNSHIAFGRDGKLRPGTRLSIVYGRPLQPADYDDPKAGKDRYQLASEKIMAAIATLREPQPVII; encoded by the coding sequence ATGCAACGTCGCCACAATCACGGTGAGATGGATTTCCTGTATGGAATCTGTCACTACATCATCACTTTCGTCTACGATGCCTTTTTCCGCGGTGAAGTCGCCGGCGTCGAAAATCTCCCCAAAACCGGTGCGTTTATCGTAGCCTCCAATCACGCCAGCCACCTCGATCCTCCCGCGGTCGGTTGCCACATCCCCCGTCAGCTGGCCTTCTTCGCCCGCAAGACCCTGTGGAAAGGCGGCTTCGCCACATGGTGGCTGAACGGAGTCGGTGCCATTCCCGTTGACCGCGACGGCACGTCCGATGTCAGTGCGATGAAAAACGTCCTGCGCGCCTTGCAGGCGGGCAAGGTCATCACGCTTTTCCCTGAAGGCACGCGCTCGCCCGACGGCACGCTCCAAGCCCCTAAAACCGGCGTCGGCATGATCGCCTGCCGTTCGCGCGTGCCGGTCATCCCCGCGCGCATTTTCAATTCCCACATCGCCTTTGGCCGCGACGGCAAACTCCGTCCCGGCACCCGACTGTCGATTGTTTACGGCCGCCCGCTCCAACCCGCGGATTACGATGATCCCAAAGCAGGTAAAGATCGTTACCAGCTCGCCTCCGAAAAAATCATGGCCGCGATCGCCACGCTGCGCGAACCGCAGCCGGTGATCATTTAA
- a CDS encoding ClpX C4-type zinc finger protein yields MPKKTLAKCSFCGKDQTQIEKLIVATEQIPVVSICNECVVICNRILAQKPDK; encoded by the coding sequence ATGCCCAAGAAAACCCTCGCGAAATGCTCCTTCTGCGGAAAGGACCAGACCCAAATCGAAAAGCTCATTGTAGCCACAGAACAGATACCGGTCGTTTCCATCTGCAACGAGTGCGTCGTCATCTGTAACCGCATCCTTGCTCAAAAACCCGATAAATAA
- the trpS gene encoding tryptophan--tRNA ligase, with product MRILTGIQPSGQLHIGNYFGAIKPAVDLQARGDCTYFIADYHSMTSLTDAAQRRQNSLDVALDWLACGLDPQKSVLFRQSDVPEVCELMWMIGTLTPMGLLERAHSYKDKTAKGISPNFGLFAYPVLMAADILLYDSNLVPVGRDQKQHVEMTRDIAIKFNHTYGETFVVPESEIRDETAVVPGLDGQKMSKSYDNTLPIFGEEKAMRKKIMGILMDSRTPAEPKPDAEKNIAIQLLKLVATPEVAADYENRLRAGGLGYGDLKKALFENYWNFFAPYRARRAELAANLDHVHAILQDGAGRARATASQVLGRARKASGLC from the coding sequence ATGCGCATCCTCACCGGCATCCAGCCCTCCGGGCAGCTTCACATCGGCAACTATTTTGGCGCGATCAAACCCGCGGTCGACCTGCAGGCGCGCGGAGACTGCACCTACTTCATCGCTGATTATCATTCGATGACGTCGCTGACGGATGCCGCCCAGCGTCGCCAGAATTCGTTGGATGTCGCGCTGGACTGGCTGGCCTGCGGACTCGATCCGCAGAAGAGCGTGCTGTTCCGTCAGAGCGATGTGCCCGAAGTGTGCGAACTGATGTGGATGATTGGCACGCTCACGCCGATGGGCCTGCTGGAGCGTGCGCACAGTTATAAGGATAAAACCGCCAAGGGCATCTCGCCAAACTTTGGTCTCTTTGCTTATCCGGTGCTGATGGCGGCGGATATATTGCTCTACGATTCCAATCTCGTGCCGGTCGGTCGCGATCAAAAGCAGCACGTCGAGATGACGCGCGATATCGCCATCAAGTTCAATCACACCTATGGCGAAACCTTTGTGGTGCCGGAGTCGGAGATCCGTGACGAGACGGCGGTGGTGCCCGGACTCGACGGTCAGAAAATGAGCAAGAGCTACGACAACACACTGCCCATTTTTGGAGAGGAGAAAGCCATGCGGAAAAAAATCATGGGCATCCTCATGGACAGCCGCACACCGGCTGAACCGAAGCCCGACGCTGAAAAGAACATCGCGATCCAGCTCTTGAAGCTCGTGGCTACTCCCGAAGTGGCGGCCGATTACGAGAACCGCCTCCGTGCCGGCGGGCTGGGTTACGGTGATCTCAAGAAAGCCTTGTTTGAGAACTACTGGAATTTCTTCGCGCCTTATCGCGCGCGTCGCGCCGAACTCGCGGCGAACCTCGATCACGTTCACGCGATCCTGCAGGACGGCGCCGGGCGAGCGCGGGCAACGGCCAGTCAGGTGCTCGGCCGTGCGCGCAAAGCGAGCGGATTGTGCTGA
- a CDS encoding EVE domain-containing protein: MTTQYWLVKSEPEAYAWTDLVRDGRTDWTGVRNYQARNHLKSMQPGDRVFFYASVTTKAVLGLAEVSRSFFPDKTANEEGWVAVEIKPLKPLRLPVTLEQIKAEPSLKDTALLRQSRLSVMPLTAAEFKKISKLGGL, translated from the coding sequence ATGACAACCCAATACTGGCTGGTGAAATCCGAACCCGAGGCTTACGCATGGACCGATCTCGTCCGCGACGGCCGCACTGATTGGACCGGCGTTCGCAATTACCAGGCGCGTAATCACCTCAAGTCCATGCAACCGGGCGACCGCGTGTTTTTCTATGCGAGCGTAACCACCAAGGCCGTGCTCGGACTCGCCGAGGTTAGCCGTAGTTTTTTCCCCGACAAGACAGCCAACGAAGAGGGTTGGGTTGCCGTGGAAATCAAACCTCTGAAGCCCCTGCGCCTCCCCGTCACGCTTGAGCAGATCAAGGCCGAGCCATCTCTCAAGGATACCGCGCTGCTTCGTCAAAGCCGTCTCTCGGTGATGCCACTCACCGCCGCCGAGTTTAAAAAAATCTCCAAGCTCGGCGGGCTCTGA
- a CDS encoding PIN/TRAM domain-containing protein, whose product MNKTLLPIRALFVALCAAAGWLVCYTVRDWDAHQTLAIFIGLAIGCLVVLVDIMLKGFSLRGLSAITFGLAVGTVISYMISNSPLLEQGDPQIIFLVRLTLFIVCTYLATVIALRGKDEFNLVIPYVRFVPHEVEAPLIIVDTSALIDGRISRVSETGFIGAALVIPQFVLNELQRIADSTDPHMQARGRRGLETLGELRRIKNMDLRIHESEVGKPADIDAKLVFLAQSMRAKLLTTSYNLAKLAEFHSVAALNLNTLGKAIRPELVTGEILEVELTKAGKEDGQAIGYLDDNSLIVVNNARNHIGRVVTVEIVSVLPSSAGKMVFARLVEA is encoded by the coding sequence ATGAACAAAACCCTCTTACCAATCCGTGCGCTGTTCGTCGCGCTTTGCGCGGCTGCGGGCTGGTTGGTTTGCTACACGGTGCGCGATTGGGATGCCCATCAGACGCTCGCGATTTTCATCGGTCTGGCGATCGGGTGCCTCGTGGTGCTGGTCGACATCATGCTGAAGGGATTTTCCCTGCGAGGCTTGTCGGCCATCACGTTTGGTTTGGCGGTGGGAACGGTGATTTCCTACATGATCAGCAACTCGCCGCTGCTGGAACAGGGCGATCCGCAGATTATCTTTTTGGTGCGACTGACGCTGTTCATCGTCTGCACTTATCTGGCGACCGTGATCGCGTTGCGCGGGAAGGATGAGTTTAACTTGGTGATTCCTTATGTGCGTTTCGTTCCGCACGAGGTCGAGGCGCCTTTGATTATTGTGGATACAAGCGCGCTGATCGATGGACGCATTTCGCGAGTCAGTGAAACGGGATTTATCGGTGCAGCGCTGGTCATCCCTCAATTCGTGCTCAACGAACTTCAGCGCATCGCGGATTCGACGGATCCGCACATGCAGGCGCGCGGACGCCGCGGTTTGGAAACGTTGGGCGAGTTGCGGCGCATCAAAAACATGGATTTGCGCATTCATGAGAGCGAAGTTGGCAAGCCTGCGGATATCGATGCCAAGCTGGTTTTCCTCGCGCAGTCGATGCGCGCGAAGCTGCTGACGACCAGCTACAATCTGGCCAAGCTTGCTGAGTTTCACAGTGTCGCCGCGCTCAACCTGAATACGCTTGGAAAGGCGATTCGCCCGGAGTTGGTCACGGGTGAAATTTTAGAGGTCGAGCTGACCAAGGCAGGCAAAGAAGACGGGCAGGCGATCGGTTACCTCGACGACAATTCGCTGATTGTGGTTAACAACGCTCGGAACCACATCGGACGCGTCGTCACGGTGGAGATTGTCAGCGTGTTACCGTCTTCGGCCGGCAAGATGGTGTTTGCCCGACTGGTGGAAGCTTAA
- the cmk gene encoding (d)CMP kinase, giving the protein MSSFLLVAIDGGAASGKSSTSRALSERFNFLHVDTGSYYRAITAELLRRGLRVDQVDEVKAALPSITLGTRVEGRAARMEIGGRLAPEAEIRGPEVTAAVSHFAAIPEVRTALLTYQRGQADVARSHGFRGLIMEGRDIGSIIFPNADLRLFLHADVEARAKRRELEGRADAVAERDRMDASRKTAPLVLASGAIDIDSTYLNLEQVVEKIAGLITEKIG; this is encoded by the coding sequence ATGTCCTCTTTTCTCCTGGTCGCCATCGACGGCGGCGCCGCCTCCGGCAAATCCTCCACCTCACGAGCCCTTAGCGAACGGTTCAACTTTCTCCACGTTGACACCGGCTCTTACTACCGTGCCATCACCGCCGAGTTGCTTCGCCGCGGTCTGCGCGTCGACCAGGTCGATGAAGTCAAAGCCGCCCTGCCCTCCATCACGCTCGGCACCCGCGTAGAAGGTCGCGCCGCCCGCATGGAAATCGGCGGACGTCTCGCGCCCGAGGCCGAGATCCGCGGCCCCGAAGTCACCGCTGCAGTCTCGCATTTTGCCGCCATCCCCGAAGTTCGCACCGCCCTGCTCACGTATCAGCGCGGACAAGCCGACGTCGCCCGGTCTCATGGTTTTCGCGGTCTCATCATGGAAGGCCGCGACATCGGCTCCATCATTTTTCCCAATGCCGATCTGCGCCTCTTCCTCCATGCCGATGTCGAGGCGCGCGCCAAACGCCGTGAGCTCGAGGGCCGTGCCGATGCCGTCGCCGAACGTGATCGCATGGATGCCAGTCGTAAGACCGCCCCGCTCGTCCTCGCCTCCGGGGCCATCGATATCGACAGCACCTATCTCAACCTCGAACAGGTCGTGGAAAAAATCGCCGGCCTGATCACCGAAAAAATCGGTTAA
- the aroA gene encoding 3-phosphoshikimate 1-carboxyvinyltransferase → MSPTKLPDILPIQPFTRPVRGEVTLPGSKSLTNRALLLAALCKEKVVLTGALFSEDTHLMVEALKALGFTVQANADAGTIEVSDQSNGFTKPAPVDLHVGLAGTAARFLTALCAAAPRGIYRIDGIPQMRKRPMKGLIDALRALGADVRCTGVDGFFPLEIHAKGLRRGEVFIDASESSQMLSGLLMVAPLADAPIRIKLSTKVREPFVQMTKNMVNQFGGAADFNPASASWEVAKKPYTLAGTYSIEPDATAASYYVVLPLVTGGSLNLLNLHEGLQGDTQFVEVMKRVGLSATSSPRGLEVSFTSGSPLSGVSENFNEFSDTFLTLAAIAPLLTGPTRITGIAHSRKQETDRVAGMVRELRKLGQEVDEHTDGDGLTITPQPLKSGVEIETYGDHRFAMSFGILGCHDLHGDGRPWISIKDPACCAKTFPHFFELLESLRLKSLSPS, encoded by the coding sequence ATGTCGCCGACGAAGCTCCCGGACATTCTTCCCATCCAGCCCTTCACCCGCCCCGTGCGCGGCGAAGTCACCCTGCCCGGCTCCAAAAGCCTCACCAACCGCGCACTCCTGCTCGCCGCCCTGTGCAAGGAAAAGGTCGTGCTCACCGGCGCACTCTTCAGCGAAGACACTCACCTGATGGTCGAGGCGCTCAAAGCCCTCGGTTTCACCGTTCAAGCCAATGCCGACGCCGGCACCATCGAGGTCTCTGACCAATCCAACGGCTTCACGAAACCCGCGCCCGTCGATCTCCACGTCGGACTCGCCGGCACCGCCGCCCGCTTTCTCACGGCGCTCTGTGCCGCCGCCCCTCGCGGCATCTACCGCATCGACGGAATTCCCCAGATGCGCAAACGCCCGATGAAGGGCCTCATCGACGCCCTCCGCGCCCTCGGTGCCGACGTCCGTTGCACCGGCGTCGACGGTTTTTTCCCGCTCGAAATCCACGCCAAGGGCCTCCGCCGCGGAGAGGTCTTCATCGACGCCAGCGAAAGCAGCCAGATGTTGTCCGGCCTCCTCATGGTCGCCCCGCTCGCCGATGCACCCATCCGCATCAAACTTTCCACCAAAGTCCGCGAGCCCTTCGTCCAGATGACGAAGAACATGGTCAACCAATTCGGCGGCGCCGCTGATTTCAACCCAGCCTCCGCATCCTGGGAAGTCGCCAAAAAACCTTACACGCTCGCCGGCACCTACTCCATCGAGCCCGACGCTACAGCCGCCAGCTACTACGTCGTCCTCCCTCTCGTCACCGGCGGCTCGCTCAACCTCCTCAACCTTCACGAAGGCCTTCAGGGCGATACGCAATTCGTCGAGGTCATGAAACGCGTCGGCCTCTCCGCCACGTCATCTCCTCGCGGACTCGAAGTCTCCTTCACCTCCGGCTCGCCTCTCTCCGGCGTCTCCGAAAACTTCAACGAGTTCTCCGACACCTTCCTCACCCTCGCCGCGATTGCTCCGCTGCTCACCGGCCCGACCCGCATCACCGGTATCGCCCACTCGCGCAAACAAGAAACCGACCGCGTCGCCGGCATGGTGCGTGAATTGCGTAAGCTCGGTCAGGAGGTCGATGAGCACACCGACGGCGACGGCCTCACCATCACGCCTCAACCGCTCAAGTCCGGTGTCGAAATCGAGACCTACGGCGACCATCGTTTCGCCATGAGCTTTGGCATCCTCGGCTGCCACGATCTCCACGGCGACGGCCGCCCTTGGATCTCAATCAAAGACCCGGCCTGCTGCGCCAAGACCTTCCCGCACTTCTTCGAACTGCTCGAATCGCTGCGTCTAAAATCCCTTTCACCCTCCTGA
- a CDS encoding SUMF1/EgtB/PvdO family nonheme iron enzyme produces the protein MVVSRTKYYLKAFLKAARLWLLVALGLVALGLLYYFLATVGPKRVGGSATVVTAPDDPAIARLSDEITALEKQYQQAADANVVTTESTEALAQAVDKQKELLRTFSKADLDQSTRLVRLETELDSVRARGKVLLVDRLEKDGEELLTAGKVDEAGEKLREALRLQKEVNLSAASSRYKNYVRETSLTQAVAAVEAAPLKKEMQAALVSARQAATDQRWADALTAYTAARDMQARINREYGRTRYADLAGADRLSAEIESLNAAGIATEIDVKEKAGDDAVINGRSAEAAVLFNDAENLQLQVNQNYPRSRFVSSQRIENLEIKRQTALSSDVANSLEELDRAIGVHLRKRQIVAAEQQLGEAGQLVEKLFKDYPKSRRLDGALRIKFAYLALRRSDLRALQDEVYDRLLPLPGVSNWLLLKTEVPQSLYVLVMNTNPSRNPGRSLPVDSVSWNDAQEFCTRLSWLLGTTVRLPSADEFRVALGGESAFETWNSRNSGGHSHEVGRQKTNASGFADLLGNLGEWSAADATDSRAPVVGGSYLDEPEALLKVPSEPRLKSDRARHVGLRILVEL, from the coding sequence ATGGTGGTTTCCCGGACAAAATATTACCTCAAAGCCTTCTTGAAGGCCGCGCGTCTCTGGCTGCTGGTGGCGCTCGGTCTCGTTGCATTGGGACTGCTTTACTACTTTCTGGCTACTGTCGGACCGAAGCGCGTGGGTGGTTCAGCCACCGTGGTCACCGCACCGGATGATCCGGCGATCGCGCGGTTGTCGGATGAAATCACCGCGCTGGAAAAACAATACCAGCAAGCCGCCGATGCCAATGTGGTCACGACGGAATCCACCGAGGCCTTGGCGCAGGCGGTGGATAAACAGAAGGAGCTTTTGCGCACCTTCAGCAAAGCCGACTTGGACCAGTCCACGCGACTCGTGCGGTTGGAGACGGAACTGGATAGCGTGCGTGCGCGCGGGAAAGTGCTTTTGGTGGATCGCCTGGAGAAGGACGGCGAAGAGCTTTTGACCGCAGGAAAAGTGGATGAAGCCGGAGAAAAACTGCGCGAAGCGCTGCGTTTGCAGAAAGAAGTCAACCTGAGCGCGGCCAGTTCCCGTTATAAGAACTATGTGCGTGAGACGTCGTTGACGCAGGCAGTGGCGGCGGTGGAAGCCGCGCCGTTAAAAAAAGAAATGCAGGCCGCGCTGGTGTCTGCACGTCAAGCGGCGACGGATCAACGCTGGGCCGACGCACTGACGGCTTACACGGCGGCGCGCGACATGCAGGCGCGCATCAATCGCGAGTATGGCCGCACCCGCTATGCCGATCTGGCCGGCGCGGACCGGCTCAGTGCCGAGATCGAATCCCTTAATGCCGCGGGTATCGCGACCGAGATCGATGTGAAGGAAAAAGCGGGCGACGATGCGGTGATCAACGGGCGTTCGGCCGAGGCTGCGGTGTTGTTCAACGACGCGGAGAACCTTCAGTTGCAGGTGAACCAAAACTACCCACGCAGCCGTTTTGTCTCCTCGCAACGAATCGAGAACCTGGAGATCAAGCGACAGACGGCGTTGTCGAGCGACGTGGCCAATTCTCTTGAGGAGCTGGACCGCGCGATCGGCGTGCATTTGCGCAAACGGCAGATCGTCGCCGCCGAGCAACAACTCGGAGAGGCCGGTCAGTTGGTTGAAAAACTGTTTAAAGATTACCCCAAAAGCCGCCGCCTTGATGGCGCGTTGCGCATCAAGTTCGCTTATCTCGCGCTGAGGCGGTCAGATTTGCGGGCGCTGCAGGATGAGGTTTACGATCGTCTGCTGCCGTTGCCCGGCGTGAGCAACTGGCTGCTCTTGAAAACCGAAGTGCCACAGTCGCTCTACGTGCTGGTGATGAATACCAATCCGAGCCGTAATCCCGGGCGTTCGCTACCGGTGGACTCCGTGAGCTGGAATGATGCGCAGGAGTTTTGCACGCGTCTCTCGTGGTTGCTGGGCACGACGGTGCGCCTGCCTTCCGCCGATGAATTTCGTGTCGCGCTCGGGGGCGAAAGCGCCTTCGAAACCTGGAACAGCCGCAACAGCGGCGGGCATAGCCATGAAGTTGGTCGTCAGAAAACGAATGCCTCGGGCTTCGCCGATTTGCTGGGGAATTTGGGCGAGTGGTCCGCGGCCGATGCAACTGACAGCCGGGCTCCAGTTGTGGGTGGAAGTTATCTGGATGAGCCCGAAGCGCTGCTCAAAGTCCCGTCCGAGCCGCGCTTGAAAAGCGATCGTGCTCGCCATGTGGGGCTGCGCATTCTGGTCGAGTTGTGA
- a CDS encoding prephenate dehydrogenase encodes MLENLVILAPGLLGGSVARAAHARGLARRITVWARRPEARLKLREQPWVQHVADTPEDAVREASLVVLAAPVDKIIELARLIAPHLPAGALVTDVGSVKGELCRACHTAIAGQAHFIGSHPMAGSEKTGWENATDTLFEKRVCFVTPLEGASESATATIARFWHDLGAEVTTVTPDQHDEITAHISHLPQAVATSLATFLAAKNPGWRNLSGNGLRDTTRIAASDATMWIEIFQQNRDEVLRALTKLEDELHGFKTALSNRDWPEVRARLERGKAWRDGFRP; translated from the coding sequence GTGCTGGAAAATCTCGTCATCCTCGCCCCCGGCTTGCTCGGCGGATCCGTCGCCCGCGCCGCTCATGCCCGCGGCCTCGCTCGACGCATCACTGTGTGGGCGCGCCGTCCTGAAGCCCGCCTGAAACTGCGCGAACAGCCTTGGGTCCAACACGTCGCCGATACGCCCGAAGACGCCGTGCGCGAAGCATCCCTCGTCGTGCTGGCCGCACCCGTCGATAAAATCATCGAGCTGGCCCGGCTGATTGCACCCCACCTTCCCGCCGGTGCGCTCGTCACCGATGTTGGCAGCGTCAAAGGCGAACTGTGCCGCGCCTGCCACACCGCGATCGCCGGTCAGGCGCATTTCATCGGCTCGCATCCGATGGCCGGCAGCGAAAAAACCGGCTGGGAAAACGCCACCGACACCCTCTTTGAAAAACGGGTGTGTTTTGTCACGCCGCTCGAAGGCGCCAGCGAATCCGCCACGGCGACCATTGCCCGTTTCTGGCACGATCTCGGTGCCGAGGTGACGACCGTCACGCCCGATCAACACGACGAGATCACCGCGCACATCAGCCATCTCCCGCAGGCTGTCGCCACGTCACTCGCCACCTTCCTCGCCGCAAAAAACCCCGGCTGGCGCAATCTGTCCGGCAACGGCTTGCGCGATACGACACGCATTGCCGCGAGCGACGCCACGATGTGGATCGAGATTTTTCAGCAAAACCGCGACGAAGTCCTCCGCGCGCTCACGAAGCTTGAAGACGAGTTGCACGGCTTCAAAACCGCTCTTTCCAATCGCGATTGGCCCGAAGTCCGCGCCCGCCTTGAACGCGGCAAGGCTTGGCGCGACGGCTTTCGTCCGTAA